The following proteins come from a genomic window of Saccharicrinis carchari:
- a CDS encoding bifunctional 3,4-dihydroxy-2-butanone-4-phosphate synthase/GTP cyclohydrolase II produces MSDTSYPLNTIEEAIEAIKKGELIIVVDDEDRENEGDFIAAAELITPEKVNFMATHGRGLICTPITEKRCEELDLELMVGKNTALHATPFTVSVDLIGQGCTTGISASDRAKTILSLCDKKTQPEDLGRPGHIFPLKSKQKGVLRRAGHTEAAVDLARLAGLAPVGVLVEIMNEDGTMARLPELLKIAKKFDLKIITIKDLIAYRLKKESLVIKGVQVHMPTQYGDFQFIPFKQKSNGLEHMALIKGEWTADEPILVRVHSSCATGDIFHSKRCECGEQLHKAMQTIEADGKGVIVYMSQEGRGIGLMNKIKAYKLQEEGMDTVDANVELGFDADERDYGVGAQILRELGVSKMRLISNNPIKRIGLEGYGLQIVENIPIEVKPNPYNEFYMKTKKEKMGHNLHFFKYDKK; encoded by the coding sequence ATGAGTGATACATCATATCCGCTAAACACCATCGAAGAGGCTATTGAAGCTATAAAAAAAGGAGAATTAATCATTGTAGTTGACGATGAAGACAGAGAAAACGAGGGCGATTTTATTGCTGCTGCCGAACTAATTACTCCCGAAAAAGTAAACTTTATGGCCACTCATGGCAGGGGTTTAATCTGCACACCCATTACGGAAAAACGTTGTGAAGAATTGGACTTAGAGCTAATGGTAGGTAAAAACACGGCTCTGCATGCTACGCCCTTTACCGTTTCGGTGGATCTAATAGGACAAGGATGCACCACGGGCATCTCCGCATCGGACAGAGCCAAAACCATTTTGTCGCTTTGCGATAAAAAAACCCAGCCCGAAGACCTGGGACGTCCCGGACATATTTTCCCATTAAAATCGAAGCAAAAAGGTGTGCTGCGCAGAGCGGGACATACCGAAGCAGCTGTTGATTTGGCGCGCTTGGCCGGCCTGGCACCAGTTGGTGTTTTGGTAGAAATTATGAACGAAGATGGCACCATGGCACGCCTGCCCGAACTGCTTAAGATTGCCAAAAAATTTGACCTGAAAATAATTACCATCAAAGACTTAATTGCTTACAGGCTAAAAAAAGAAAGTCTGGTAATCAAGGGCGTTCAGGTGCATATGCCCACCCAATACGGCGACTTCCAGTTTATCCCTTTTAAACAAAAATCGAACGGACTGGAGCACATGGCACTAATAAAAGGCGAGTGGACGGCTGACGAACCTATTCTGGTGCGTGTACACTCCTCATGTGCCACAGGCGATATATTCCACTCTAAAAGATGTGAGTGTGGCGAACAGCTGCACAAAGCAATGCAGACCATCGAAGCCGATGGCAAAGGCGTTATTGTTTACATGAGCCAGGAGGGACGCGGCATTGGTCTGATGAACAAGATCAAAGCCTACAAACTTCAGGAAGAGGGCATGGATACGGTGGATGCCAATGTTGAACTGGGCTTTGATGCCGACGAAAGAGATTATGGTGTAGGCGCTCAGATATTGAGGGAGCTGGGTGTTTCAAAAATGAGACTCATCAGCAACAACCCCATTAAAAGAATTGGCTTAGAAGGATATGGCCTCCAAATTGTTGAAAATATACCCATCGAAGTAAAACCCAATCCTTACAACGAGTTTTATATGAAAACAAAAAAAGAGAAAATGGGCCATAATCTACATTTTTTTAAGTACGATAAAAAATAG
- a CDS encoding anhydro-N-acetylmuramic acid kinase has product MKEEYTYKAVGVMSGTSLDGLDLVLCEFTCQQGAWHYAFLKGTTVLYPDKMKNELAMAHQLNAYSFVELHRNYGRFIGDEVAKFRGEHCDIDLVASHGHTVFHEPDNNVTFQIGCGAQIAAACGMPVVSDFRTLDIALGGQGAPLVPIGDSMLFGKYDACVNLGGFANISFGRNGERIAFDICAVNIVINEIVQKEFGVLYDESGQLGAGGKVDSSLLKELNSLDFYGWPAPKSLAREWVETTFMPILKSYDSLDKKDILATCYHHFAWQIAAVLNQQQVKSCLFTGGGTYNHYLMQLIGGYSKAGLIIPDKQVIDFKEAIIFAFLGVLRMSKQVNCLASVTGASKNNIGGSVFIH; this is encoded by the coding sequence ATGAAAGAAGAATATACATACAAAGCGGTAGGCGTAATGAGCGGAACCTCACTGGATGGCTTGGATTTGGTGTTATGCGAATTTACCTGCCAGCAAGGTGCGTGGCATTACGCATTTTTAAAAGGTACAACGGTGTTGTATCCGGATAAAATGAAAAATGAATTGGCCATGGCACACCAACTCAATGCGTACTCTTTTGTTGAGTTGCATAGGAATTATGGTAGATTTATTGGTGATGAGGTGGCGAAATTCAGGGGGGAGCATTGCGATATCGACCTGGTTGCATCGCATGGGCATACGGTTTTTCATGAGCCGGATAATAACGTTACCTTTCAGATTGGATGTGGTGCGCAGATTGCGGCAGCGTGTGGTATGCCGGTTGTTTCCGATTTTCGCACCCTGGACATTGCTTTGGGCGGACAAGGTGCTCCTTTGGTTCCCATTGGCGATAGTATGCTGTTTGGTAAATATGATGCCTGTGTAAACCTGGGCGGTTTTGCCAATATATCGTTTGGACGCAATGGAGAGCGCATTGCCTTTGATATTTGTGCGGTGAATATTGTTATCAACGAAATTGTACAAAAGGAATTTGGGGTTCTTTATGATGAAAGTGGTCAGCTGGGAGCCGGTGGAAAGGTGGACAGTAGTTTGCTGAAAGAATTAAATAGTTTGGACTTTTACGGATGGCCTGCACCAAAATCATTAGCACGGGAGTGGGTAGAAACTACTTTTATGCCCATTTTAAAAAGTTATGATAGTTTAGATAAAAAGGATATACTGGCTACCTGTTACCATCATTTTGCTTGGCAAATAGCTGCAGTTTTGAACCAGCAACAAGTAAAATCCTGCCTGTTTACCGGAGGCGGAACCTATAACCATTATTTGATGCAGCTCATTGGCGGGTATAGCAAAGCCGGGCTTATTATCCCCGATAAACAGGTAATTGATTTTAAGGAAGCAATTATATTTGCTTTTTTAGGTGTTTTGCGAATGAGCAAACAGGTTAATTGTTTGGCTTCAGTAACAGGTGCCAGTAAAAACAATATTGGCGGAAGTGTTTTTATCCACTAA